The nucleotide window AACTGCGGGGTATGATGAAATAAGTGTTTCTGGTTTTTACGATGTGGTTTTGGTCTCTGGAACCGAAGGAGCAATAACAATTGAAGGTGAGGAAAATATTCTTCCTCATGTAAAAATAGAAGTCAGCGGTAATGTATTGAAAATTTATAATGATAAAGTAAGCTTCGATACCAAAAAAGATGTTACTGTGACTGTACCTATTGAGCAAATAAATGCTCTAAGTTTATCTGGATCTGGTGATATTACAACGAAAACTTCAATTGTTTCCCCTGTATTTAAGGCTAAATTATCTGGTTCTGGTGATTTGACGTTAGATGTTAAAAACACCGATTTTGAAATTAATTTGAGCGGTTCAGGAGATATTGTTTTAAAAGGAAGTTCGGATAATTTTACTTCAAAAGTATCAGGTTCTGGGGATATAGATGCAGTTAATTTATTAACTAAAAAAGCAAATGTAACCGTTTCTGGTTCTGGAGATATGAAATTGAATTGCAGTGAAAGCCTATATGCAAGAGTTTCGGGTTCAGGCGATATTGAATACAAAGGAAACCCTCAACAAAAAGACACAAAAGTGAGTGGCTCCGGTGATATTACAAAAATATAAATAGAGTAATTAGTGAATAGTCCTTAGTAATTAGAAAATTATAACACAAACTAAGGACTATTCACTATTCACCAATTTCCTTCTTCGGAACTCTTTTCAAAAGAAAGATTCCAATTATAAAAAATGCAGTCAGGAACACAATTGCCAATCTTGGGCTTCCGGTAATTTGGTCAATGGCACCATAAACACACATTCCAATTACAATTCCAATTTTTTCGGTTACATCATAAAAACTGAAAAAAGATGCTGTATCTTCCGTCTCAGGTAAAAGTTTGGAATATGTTGAACGAGACAAAGCCTGAATTCCTCCCATAACAAGTCCTACCAATGCAGCCATTATATAAAACTGATTAGGAGTTTTTATAAAAAAAGCAGCCGAACAAAGTATTGCCCAAAAACAATTGATGACAATAAGTGTCGGTATGTTTCCGAATTTGGCAGATGCTTTTGAAGTTAAAATAGCTCCACAAATAGCGATAATCTGAATTAATAAAATACAGATTATCAGTCCGGTTTGGCTTTGGCTCGGAGATTCCCAAGCGATTTCTTGAGAACCAAAATAGGTTGCAATGAGCATTACGGTTTGAACAGCCATACTGTAGACAAAAAAGCTAGCCAAATATCTTTTTAACGGTATGTTGCTTTCTAATAATCCCCATACTTTTTTCAATTCCTTAAAACCATTGAATACAACAGCTTTTGTCACTTTTCTAGCTTCATTTTTGTTTCCTTTTGGCAAAAAATAATAAGTATATTGACTGAATAACATCCACCAGATTCCTACCATTACAAAGGAATATTTCATGGCTTTCATTGCAGCTTCTCCTTTAGTACTTCCAGTTATTCCAAAAGTATCAGGCATCATTACCATAGCTAGATTTACAATTAGTAGAATCACACTTCCAATGTATCCAAGGGAATACCCTTTGGCACTTACGGCATCCTGTTGTTCGGTAAAAGCAATATCAGGTAAGTAAGAGTTATAAAAAACCAAACTTCCCCAAAAACCGATTAAACCAAAAAAGTAAAAAAACAATCCAACGTAGATATTTTCTAGGCTAAACCAATTGAGACCAATGCATGAAAGTGCTCCCATATAACAGAAAAATTTCATGAAGGATTTTTTATTTCCAACATAATCGGCAATTCCAGATAATAATGGCGAAAAAAAAGCAACCATTAGGAATGCCGCTGCAGTAACAAAGCTTATCAATGCCGAGTTTTTTAAATTCATTCCGAATACCTCAATATAATGATCTCTTCCAGAAAATAAAGCCTCATAAAATATTGGGAAAATGGCTGACGAAATAACCAACGGATATACCGAATTGGCCCAATCGTAAAATGCCCATGCGTTCAATAACTTTTTGCTTCCTTTTGCTAAATCTGCCATGTTAGTTTTTTATTTGCGAATTTATTTATTTTTTGATTGGAACAATAACAAATGACGTTTTTTCACAGATTAATTTTTTATTTTAAATTACTGAATCCATTCTTGAAATTAGATATTAAAAAAGCTACTCCTTTTGAGAATAGCTTGAAGAATTTTAAAATGTAATTTTTCTGAATCTGATAATTATTTAGTAGCATTGACCTTGGCAGCAATCTCTTTTGCTTCAGGTATTAATTTTTGCAAATTGGCTATACGAGTAGCATCAGAAGGGTGTGTGCTAAAGAATTCTGATTGTGCAGCTCCACCGGATTGTGCAGCCATCCTTTGCCAAAAAGCAATAGTCTCATCTGGATTAAATCCGGCAATAGTCATCAAAATTAGCCCCAATCTGTCGGCTTCGCTTTCATGGCTTCTGCTAAAAGGAAGCATTGCTCCTACTTCGGTTCCTAAACCATAATATTGTTGCCACATTTGCTGTTTTTCGGCACTTTGGCCTCCTGTAGCTACTGCAAGACCTACGGCACCAATTTGCTGTAGTTGTGCTGCACTCATCCTTTGTGCACCGTGATTTGCTATAGCGTGAGAAACTTCATGCCCCATAACTGTTGCTAATCCATTGTCGTCTTTGGTTATTGGTAAAATCCCCGAATACACAACGATTTTCCCTCCTGGCATACACCATGCATTTACATCTTTGCTATCGACCAAATTATATTCCCATTGATACCCTTTCAAATATTCTGGTTTTCCTTTGTAATTCGCGTACTTTTCTGCTGCAGCTTTAATTCTTAATCCAACACTTTCTACTCTTTTGGCATCTGGTGTTCCTGTAATGACTTTATTGTCTTTCAAAAAAGTACCGTACTCCTGAAAAGAAGTAGCAAATAAATTATCGTTGGATACAAAATTAAGTTCTTTTTTACCTGTGATGGGATTGGATGCACAAGAGTAAACTAAATATGTTATTGCTATTCCAATGAAAAAAAACTTTTTCATAATCTTTAGGTTTAATTGTTTGACATAAAATTACGATTTTTTCTGTTTATTATTCTAAAAAAGAGATTCAAATCTACTCTATTGTTCTGATATTCAACAATAAACATTGCCTTATTAATTTTAAGATATTTTAAAAATTACAGCACTCAAAGGCGGAAGCTTTATAGGAGCAGAATATTCCTTTCCGTCATAAGGATCAATTTCTATCACAATTTTTTTATTGTTTTTCACTCCACTACCTCCAAAATCTGTACTGTCACTATTGAATATTTCTGTAAGTTTTCCTGATTTAGGCAATCCTATTCTATAATTTTCACGTACTACTGGAGTAAAATTGAGAACAACTATCAAATCGTCTTTGGAATCGTTTCCTTTTCGGATGAAAGATAACACAGCCTGTTCGTGATCGGAGTAGTTAATCCATTCAAATCCTTCTGGGCTGAATTGTTTTTCATACAAAGCCGGTTCTGTTTTGTATAATGAATTAAGTTTGGTAATTGTTGATTTTATTCCATTGTGAAAAGGATATTGCAATAAATGCCAATCCAAACTGTTTTGGAAATCCCATTCTCCACTTTGACCAAATTCAGAACCCATAAACAATAATTTTGTTCCGGGATGGGCAAACATATAGCTGTAAAGCAATCTTAAATTTGCAAATTTTTGCCACTCATCTCCAGGCATTCTTCCCGCAATCGATCTTTTGCCATACACCACTTCATCATGTGAAAGCGGAAGCATGAAGTTCTCTGTATAGGTATATGTCATTGAAAATGTCAAGTCATTTTGATGGTATTTTCGATAGACTGGCTCTTTTTGAAAATATTCTAATGTATCGTGCATCCAACCCATCATCCACTTCATTCCAAAACCTAATCCACCGGCAAACGTAGGTCTGGATACCATCGGAAAAGAAGTGCTTTCTTCGGCGATTGTTTGCACACCTTCATAATTTGAATATACTGCTTCGTTAAAATCTTTCAAAAAACTTATCGTATCCAGGTTTTCTCTTCCTCCATAAAAATTTGGTTCCCACTCACCATCATTTCTTGAATAATCTAGATAAAGCATTGAAGCAACAGCATCTACTCTAAGACCATCAATGTGATAATGATGTAGCCAAAAAAGCGCATTACTGATCAAAAAGGAGCGAACTTCATTTCGTCCATAATTGAAAACCAAACTTTTCCAATCTGGGTGATATCCCTTGCGGCGATCTGGGTGCTCAAATAAATTGGAACCATCAAAAAATCCTAAACCATGTGCATCTTCAGGAAAATGTGAAGGAACCCAATCCAAAATAACTCCGATGCCGGCTTGGTGCAATTTATCGACAAGCAGCATAAAATCCTGAGGATTTCCAAAACGGGAAGTTGGAGCAAAATAGCCTACCAATTGATAACCCCATGAAGGATCATAAGGATATTCCATAATTGGCATGAATTCGACATGTGTAAAGCCTGTTTCTTTTACATATTTTACAAGATCTTCGGCATACTCTTGATAAGTTAAAAAGCGATTTTCTTCTCCATGTCTTTTCCAAGAACCCAAATGAACTTCATAAACGGAATATGGTTTGTCCAAATCGTTGTGTTCTTTTCGGTTTTGCATCCATTTTTCGTCTTTCCAATTGTAATCCAGATCCCAAATAACCGAAGCGGTATGTGGAGGCTTTTCGCAGTAAAAGGCAAATGGATCAGCTTTTTCTGTGATTACTCCCCCGTTGTTGGATTGAATTTTGTATTTATAAGTTGTTCCTTGTTCGATTCCGGGAATAAATCCTTCCCAAATACCAGATGAATCCCATCTTACTTGCAATTGATGTTCTCCCTGAATCCAGTAATTAAAATCTCCAACTACAGAAACCGTTCTTGCTGATGGTGCCCATACGGCAAAATATACTCCTTTTACACCATCAACTTCTATGGGATGTGCACCTAGTTTTTCGTATAGTCTAAAATGTTTTCCTGCTTTGAATAAATCGATGTCAAAATCCGTAAAAAGCGAATAGGTTTGTACTTTGTTCATTTTTTGTTTTTTATTTTCTTCTAAAATGTAATTAGTTAGCTTTGTTAAACCCCATTATACTGGCAATTCCAGTCAAGGGAATTACGGACCACCTTGGTCTGGAATTCAATTCATAACCCAATTCGTAAATAGCTTTTTCTAAAAGGCAATATTTTAATAAAAAGTCAATTTCTTTTTGATAACCAATATTCAGATTGCCAGATTGTGCCACTTCGGTATAGGTGTTCAAAAAGACACCCACGAAATATTTATATAAAATTTCTCCAGCGTGAAAAAGTTCATTTTGTGAATACGGATATTTATCGTTGCTGTTGAAGATTGTTGCGTAAATCGCATAATGAAAAGAACGAAACATTCCGGCTACATCTTTTAGCGGAGGCTGTTTTACTTTTCTGTCCCTAATGGTACTTTCTGGTTCTCCTTCGAAATCAAGAATCCAAAAATCGTCTCCATTGACTAAAACCTGTCCCAAATGATAATCTCCATGAATACGAATTCGCTCCGATTTCATCTGTGTCCAATCAAATTGAATAAACGCTTTTCGAATTTCTTTTTTATGATCCAAAAACTGATTGGCGAGCTCCAGTTCTAATCCATCCAGCTTGTGTAAATTATTTTCCAGAATATTGAGACGGTTCTGAAACTGATACGTTAATCTGTTTTTTAGCCAAACTGAATAATCACCATTGTAGGTAAGCGGCGTAAAAGCCGTTTCATGGATGTCGCTGCCCAATGCGATGTGCATTTCGGCAGTTCGGGTTGCCAGTTTTTGAATTCTTAAAAAAATGCTTAATCCTGCCCAATCAATAATTTCATGGGGTACATTGTTTAATTGTAATCTGTGGAAAAGTGCTATGTCCGGAAGTTTATTAATAGCGATTTTTTTTGTTTTTAAATTGTCAAAAATTCGATCCACTTCTTCGAGCATATACTTCCATGCATCACCTTGATTTGGAACTAATTCCTGCATTAACCCTAGTGTAATATTCCCATCCGAAGACTCAATGCTCATGCTTCCTGTATAAGCCGGCGAATGTTTAAAATTCATTCGTTCTGTTAAAAAACGGCTTATTTCATAATCGGGATTCATGTTGATGTAAATCCTTCTGAAAATTTTCAGAACCAATTTTTCATTGTAAATAATCGAAGTATTGCTTTGTTCTACGCCCATAAAACGGGAAGAAATATACTCTTTGTCATGCAATACTTTTCCTTTATGGAATTTCACATTTGATTCTTCATGTTTTTTGGAATGAATGATTTTCTCAAAAAGTAATTTCCTAAAATCTTCCTGATGCAATGCATCCACAAGGTATCCCTCTTTTTCGTCCATGATGACCGGAGCAATAACGGTATTGGTATCCAAATCTTCTTCAGACATAAATGCCAATGGCATAAAATAATGCTGATAAAAAGCTTCTTTAAAATTTACTTCTAACAAAACTCCGTAATATGTATTGTCGTTTGAACTTATTTTAAAAGAATGTACAATTTCAATATATTTCAGGGTGCTGGCTTTTCCTCCATACCATCTTTTATTGATAATGTAATTTTCTAAAATATCAGTGGCAAAAATTTTAATAAAATTTTCGTCTTCAAGCGCATTATCCCAACTTGTGTGAAATACAAGAGGGTCTTTATACTCGGCTTCGTTAATTTTTTCAGCCATTATTTATGAATTTTAAATAAGTGAAAAGGCAATTCAGGAGAAAGTTCTACATAATTCCATTCGTTATCCCATGCATAGGTGTTTCCGGTTATCAAATCGGTAATTTGAATGTTTTGAGTACCAATTTTTTCAATTGGAAGTTTCACCATTGCCCTTCCGGTATGATGTGCATCCAAACTAACAACCATTAAAGTCTCATCTTGTTTTTCGTCATCAAATTTATAATAGGCAATTATCTGTTCATTGTTTGTCTCACAAAAAGCAATATTATTAGTTTGCTGTAATGAAGAATGTTCCTTACGGAGTATGTTGATTTTTTTGATAAGAGCAATTAATTTATTTTGAATGTTCCAGTCCCATTTGTAACATTGATACTTTTCAGAGTGCAGATATTCTTCTTTTCCCTGTGCCATTGGAGTACTAATCATGTATTCGAAAACAGGGCCATAAATCCCAACATTGGAACTTAAAGTTGCTGCCAGAAAATATTTTTGCAAATGAATAGACTCGTTTCCATTTTGCAATGCAAAAGGATTTATGTCTGGTGTATTGGGCCAAAAATTAGGTCTGTAAAATTCTTTTTGTTCTGTTTGAGTCAATTCCTCCACATATTCGGTCAATTCTTTCTTGGTATTTCTCCATGTAAAATAAGTGTAAGATTGACTAAAACCTTGTTTTGCCAACTCATTCATTATTTTTGGACGCGTAAATGCTTCTGCCAAAAACAAAACATTTGGATGTTTCTTTTTGACTTCGGCGATAAGCCAACCCCAAAAATAAAATGGTTTGGTATGAGGATTGTCTACTCTGAAAATTTGAATATCACATTCTTCAATCCAAAATAAGGCAACATCCAGTAATTCCTTCCAAAGATTTTTCCAATCTGAGGTCTCAAAATAGATTGGCTGAATGTCTTGGTATTTTTTTGGAGGATTTTCGGCGTATTGAACGGTTCCGTCTGGTCTCCATTTAAACCACTGCGGAAAATCCTTCACATACGGATGATCTGGCGCCGCCTGCAATGCGTAATCCATTGCGACTTCGATTCCCAGATTTTTTGCTTTTTGTACCAATTCTTTAAAATCCTCAATAGTTCCCAATTCGGGATGTGTAGATTTGTGTCCTCCATATTGAGAACCAATTCCCCAAGGCGAACCTACATCACCCCATTCTGCGTTTGTAGCGTTATTTTTCCCTTTTCGGTTTACTTCACCAATCGGATGAATAGGAGGAAAATAAAGTGTATCAAATCCCATATCGGCAACTCTGGAAAGTAATCGTTCACAGTCTTTGAAAGTACCATGTTTTCCATCTTCGGCAGATGCAGAACGTGGAAAAAATTCATACCAGGTACTGAATAAGGCTTTTTTTCTATCAACATATATTTCCAATTCAATTGATTTATTTTCTAAAAAGCGAATTGGGTATTTTTTGAAAATATGAAATAGTCTTTCTGATTTTGTTTCTCTAACGGCATTATCATATTCATGCTCAGTCGTAAAATAATAAATTAACTGATTCAGATATTCATTATCAGCTCCGTCGACCAAATTCAAAATAGCTCGAACATATTCTGCACCTTCCAATAATTCGGATTTAACGTATTGATTGTCATTGATTTTTCGTTCGGTACCATGTTGCCAGTTCAAAGCATAATCGACCCATCCTTCAACAAAATAGGTGTATTTCCCTTGTTTGTCAACTTGGAATTCGGCAAACCATTCATCATTGTGAGTGGGAGTCATTCGAACTTCCCTCCATTCATTTTCGGATTCGTGCTTAAATTTGACACAAGATTCCACAACATCATGTCCATCTGAAAAAACTTCAGCGGTAACAACTACTTTTTGGCCAACAATTCTTTTAATGGCAAAGTTGCCTCCATTAAGCTGGGGCAAAACATTTTCTATAATAATACGGGTTTGATTCTGCATAGCATGAGTTAAATAGAACATGTAATTTAGTAAATATTACTCTTTTAAGGAATTAAATTATTAAAAAATAAGTATCCAAAAAAGATAAAAATTACACCAAATTAAAACCACATTAAATGGGTTTTTATATTTGGTGTATTGTTTTTCAAAAGTTCTTTAAAGTTAATTATTATTCGATTTTATAATTATTTGGAATTATGGCTTCTTTTCGAATAACAATAATTCCATCTTTTACACAGTATAATTCATTGTTTGAATCGGGTAAATGTTTTCCGCCTTTAATATATACATCGTCACCAATTCTGCAATTTTTATCCACAATAGCATAATCAATATAACATCTTTCTCCAATTCCAATTACCGGTTTTCCTTTTTCGATATCGTCTTTGATGTCATCGATATTCTGATAAAAATCATTACCCATCACATAAGTGTTTTTAACCACCGTTTCTTCACCTATTCGGGATCTGTTTCCAATTATCGATTTGGTAATTTCTTTGGCTCGAATAATACAGCCTTCGGAGATTACGGACTTTTCAACCATCGTTTTATGAAATTTTGATGGAGACAGCAAACGTGGTCTTGTGAAGATTTTATTTTTGTTATCAAATAAATTGAATTTTGGCAGATCATCTGTTAATCCAATATTCGCTTCAAAAAAGGAGTCAATATTTCCAATATCAGTCCAGTATCCTTCGTATTGATAGCTTAGTAATTTTTTGTTCCCAACAGCTTGCGGAATAATTTCTTTTCCAAAATCTTTTGTGTTTGGATCAGACATTAAATCAATCAATAATTTTCTGTTGAAAATATAGATTCCCATAGAAGCCAAATAGTTTTTTCCAAGGATTTTCATTTCTTCGCTTACCTCTGATGTCCATTCGGGCAATAATTCTTTGGCAGGTTTTTCTATAAAAGAAACAATCTCATTCTCTGAATTGGTTTTTAATATACCGAATTCAGGAGCATCTTTGTCATTTACAGGCAAAGTTGCAATAGAAATATCAGCATCGGCCTCGATATGAGCTTCAATCATTTCATTAAAATCCATTTGATACAATTGATCACCAGATAGAATTAAGGCATAATCAAATTCATGGTTTAAAAAATGAGACATACATTGTCTAACTGCATCTGCAGTACCCTGAAACCAGGTTGGGTTGTCTGGTGTTTGCTCTGCTGCCAGGATATCAACAAAAGACTGGCTGAAAATGCTGAAATTATAGGTGTTTTTAATGTGCGCATTCAAAGATGCAGAATTGAATTGCGTTAGCACAAACATTCTTCGTACATCAGAATTTATACAATTAGAAATCGGAATATCAACCAACCTGTATTTTCCTGCGATAGGGACAGCAGGTTTTGATCTTTTGGCTGTTAATGGATATAATCTTGAACCCTGGCCGCCTCCCAAAATAATTGCGATAACATTTTTCTTTTTAGCTTTCATATTTCTTTGCAATAATTAAATTATATAATTCTAAATATTCTTGGCTAACATTTTCCCAAGAATGATCTGTATTCATTCCTTTTATTCTTAATGCATTGGTGCGGTCTTTATCTTTATATAAATTGACCGCTCTATCTATGGCGTCACAAACATCTTCTGCCGAAGGCTGTTCATGGCAAATTCCATTTCCATTGTCTTCAAAATCACTAATTGTATCTCTCAAGCCACCAGTTCTTCGTACAATTGGTATTGTTCCATATCGCAAAGCATACATCTGATTCAATCCGCAAGGCTCAACGCGTGACGGAATCATAATAAAATCTGAACCTGCATAGGTTTTATGCGCCAGTTCTTCATTGTAACCTATATATACGGAATAATTTCCTTTATAAACGGGAAGCAACTGTGTCAGTTGATTTTCTATTTCCGTATCTCCATATCCCAGAATCAGTATATTAATTTCTTCTTTTAAAGTTGCCATAGCTGATTGAACTACTTTTGACAGTAAATCAGCACCTTTTTCATTATATAATCTTCCAATAAAGCTAAAAAGTGGTTTTGCTGGATTCATTCCAAAATGCAAACACAATTCTTCTTTATTTCGTTGTTTTCCTTCGTAAAAATCAGAATTCGAATAATTTGTATTAATCATAAAATCCTTTTCGGGATTCCAAATAGTAAGGTCAATTCCGTTGAGAATACCTTTTGATTTGTCTCGAACCCGCTGATACAATGTTTCCAATCCACTACCCGTATAATTTATTTCGTTGAGATAACTTGGAGAAACAGTTGTAATTGCATCGGCGCATTTTATTCCTGAGGCCAAAGAATTAATATAATTTTCCCATTCCAACTCTTTTATATGAACCAAATCAAATTCGGGCAAATAATATAATTTATTAAATGTAAATATCCCTTGGTACAAACTGTTATGAATCGTAATCAGGGTTGTTATGTCTTTTATTTTCTCATATTTTGGACAAAATTTTTTCATAAAAGGAATCAATCCTGTATGATGATCATGGCAATGAATGATATCAGGCATTGAATTTCTTCCAATTATCCAGTCTAATGTTGCAATCTGAAAAGATACAAACCGTTCTATATCGTCTTTATAATTATAAACGTTAGGGCGGTCAAAAAGTTCTGGTATTTCTATCAGATACAATTCAAAACCCAATTTATTGGATGTTTCCTTTTGTACAGTAAAAGGGAAATTAAAAGTGCCAAGTTTTAATTTTCCCCAATGAACGCACTCAAAATTATTTTCTTTTCTAAACGTTGTTTCATAAGACGGAATAACTACACGAACCTGATTTTTGAAGCTACTTTGATATTTTGGCAACGCTCCAATTACATCGGCCAAGCCACCCACTTTTGCTACTGGGTAACATTCTGCTCCAATGTGAAATATCTCCATGAATTTTACTTTATTTTTAATGACAGGGCTTTAATAATCTCCATCATTTGAATACAAAAATTAAAAAATAACTTTTTTTGTGGGGTTTATTCAAGTTATTTTACCATTAAATTTATTAGTACTTTTATGTTTTTTTAAATATAATTAAAAAAAACTAAATACTCAATCAATTGTTCAATTTTATTGATATGACAAAAAATACTTCGAATCATATAAAGCCTTTGAAAATTCCTAAGATTTTAGTACTCTCTAGTAAGGTTATTGCGTTTTTGTCAGACAAATGGGTAACTGTTTACGCTTCAAAATTATTTACAACTCCCATAAAACATAAAGTTCCGAAACGAGAAATTGATATGGATCAAAAGAGTATCCAACAAATGATTGTAATTCCCGAGATAAATAGAAAGGTAAATATCTATCAATACGGGAAAAGCGAGAAAAAAGTGTTGCTGGTTCATGGATGGTCAGGAAGAGGAACACAATTGTGCAAAATTGCAGATGAAATGCTGAAACTAGGATATGCAACTGTTAGTTTTGATGCTCCAGCACATGGTAAATCGCCAGGAAACTCAACTATTATGGTGGATTTTATTGCTTCAATTTTGGAAATAGACAGACTATTTGGGCCTTTTGAAATTGCTATTGGACATTCTCTGGGAGGCATGTCTGTGCTAAATGCCATTAAAAAAGATTTCCGTGTAGATAAGGCAATCATTATAGGAAGCGGCGATATTGTTCAGGATATTACAGATGATTTTATTTCGAAGTTAGGATTGAAACCCAAAATCAGTAAACTACTGTGTCAGTATTTTGAAAAAAAATATGGTGAAAGAATGGAAAATTTTGATGCGTATAAAGCTGCAGAAAAAACATTAATTCCAACTTTGGTAATTCATGACGAAAATGATCCCGAAGTTCCTGTTAAAGCAGGAATACATATTTATGATCATCTTAAAAACGGAGAATTGATGTTGACCAAAAGATTAGGTCATAGAAAGATTCTTGCTGATTTTCTGGTGATTGAAAAAATAACTAATTTTATTAAAAAATAATAATCATGAACTATCCTTTTTTAAAATCAGAAAAAGAATGGGAAGAAGAATTAGGAGCCGAGCGTTACAGAATTCTTCGGCAAAAAGGAACCGAATACCCACATACCGGTAAATATAATTTGCATTTTGAAAATGGAGTATATTGCTGTGGCGGCTGCGGCACTTCCCTATTTGAAAGTGATTCTAAGTTTGATGCCCATTGTGGATGGCCGTCTTTTGATAAATCGATCCCAGGAAAAGTAGAATATATTGTCGATAATTCACATGGAATGCAACGAACTGAAATTGTTTGTGCTAATTGTGGAGGTCATTTAGGACACGTTTTTGAAGATGGTCCTACAAAAACCGGACAGCGTTATTGCGTAAATTCGTTGTCAGTAGATTTTAAAGAAAAATAATTGAATTTCGTTAAACAAAAAAGCTTTACATATTAAATTGTAAAGCTTTTTTGTTTAGGAAAAAGTTTTAAAAAGCCACATTCCACCTTGGTAATCTGCCATTTTCATTTAGAAAATTCTGCAAAATTTGCCCTTCAACACTTGTTGGAATTGCTTTTATTGTATCATTGAAAGTTTCAAACCAAAACACTTCCAAAGCATCAATATTTCCCTTTTTCATTTGTGTTGGCCATGAATATTTTCGGCCTGTTTTTGCAAATTGATGACCATTTACAATTTTGTCATATAGGCCTCCATTTTTACTTTTTAGAGTTCCGTCATTTTGAACCGTTCCTGTAGAACCAACCATTATTAATTCTTTAGTATCATTTGCAACAGCGTAAACAACAAAAACTCCACTTCCTGTTTGTGAGGCGTCACAAACTGCTTCTAAATTATCTTCTTGTGAAAACGTAAAATTTCCTTTTACTGTAAACTGTTCTAATTCTTTGTACATATCCTATTTATTAATCAAAATGCCCCACAAAATCGTGAGGCATTTTGGAATTTATTATTTATGATATTGGAAATTATCCCAATATTTCTTTAACTTTTTTACCAATT belongs to Flavobacterium gilvum and includes:
- a CDS encoding alpha-1,4-glucan--maltose-1-phosphate maltosyltransferase, whose protein sequence is MQNQTRIIIENVLPQLNGGNFAIKRIVGQKVVVTAEVFSDGHDVVESCVKFKHESENEWREVRMTPTHNDEWFAEFQVDKQGKYTYFVEGWVDYALNWQHGTERKINDNQYVKSELLEGAEYVRAILNLVDGADNEYLNQLIYYFTTEHEYDNAVRETKSERLFHIFKKYPIRFLENKSIELEIYVDRKKALFSTWYEFFPRSASAEDGKHGTFKDCERLLSRVADMGFDTLYFPPIHPIGEVNRKGKNNATNAEWGDVGSPWGIGSQYGGHKSTHPELGTIEDFKELVQKAKNLGIEVAMDYALQAAPDHPYVKDFPQWFKWRPDGTVQYAENPPKKYQDIQPIYFETSDWKNLWKELLDVALFWIEECDIQIFRVDNPHTKPFYFWGWLIAEVKKKHPNVLFLAEAFTRPKIMNELAKQGFSQSYTYFTWRNTKKELTEYVEELTQTEQKEFYRPNFWPNTPDINPFALQNGNESIHLQKYFLAATLSSNVGIYGPVFEYMISTPMAQGKEEYLHSEKYQCYKWDWNIQNKLIALIKKINILRKEHSSLQQTNNIAFCETNNEQIIAYYKFDDEKQDETLMVVSLDAHHTGRAMVKLPIEKIGTQNIQITDLITGNTYAWDNEWNYVELSPELPFHLFKIHK
- a CDS encoding glucose-1-phosphate adenylyltransferase, with product MKAKKKNVIAIILGGGQGSRLYPLTAKRSKPAVPIAGKYRLVDIPISNCINSDVRRMFVLTQFNSASLNAHIKNTYNFSIFSQSFVDILAAEQTPDNPTWFQGTADAVRQCMSHFLNHEFDYALILSGDQLYQMDFNEMIEAHIEADADISIATLPVNDKDAPEFGILKTNSENEIVSFIEKPAKELLPEWTSEVSEEMKILGKNYLASMGIYIFNRKLLIDLMSDPNTKDFGKEIIPQAVGNKKLLSYQYEGYWTDIGNIDSFFEANIGLTDDLPKFNLFDNKNKIFTRPRLLSPSKFHKTMVEKSVISEGCIIRAKEITKSIIGNRSRIGEETVVKNTYVMGNDFYQNIDDIKDDIEKGKPVIGIGERCYIDYAIVDKNCRIGDDVYIKGGKHLPDSNNELYCVKDGIIVIRKEAIIPNNYKIE
- a CDS encoding glycogen synthase, giving the protein MEIFHIGAECYPVAKVGGLADVIGALPKYQSSFKNQVRVVIPSYETTFRKENNFECVHWGKLKLGTFNFPFTVQKETSNKLGFELYLIEIPELFDRPNVYNYKDDIERFVSFQIATLDWIIGRNSMPDIIHCHDHHTGLIPFMKKFCPKYEKIKDITTLITIHNSLYQGIFTFNKLYYLPEFDLVHIKELEWENYINSLASGIKCADAITTVSPSYLNEINYTGSGLETLYQRVRDKSKGILNGIDLTIWNPEKDFMINTNYSNSDFYEGKQRNKEELCLHFGMNPAKPLFSFIGRLYNEKGADLLSKVVQSAMATLKEEINILILGYGDTEIENQLTQLLPVYKGNYSVYIGYNEELAHKTYAGSDFIMIPSRVEPCGLNQMYALRYGTIPIVRRTGGLRDTISDFEDNGNGICHEQPSAEDVCDAIDRAVNLYKDKDRTNALRIKGMNTDHSWENVSQEYLELYNLIIAKKYES
- a CDS encoding alpha/beta hydrolase family protein, which gives rise to MTKNTSNHIKPLKIPKILVLSSKVIAFLSDKWVTVYASKLFTTPIKHKVPKREIDMDQKSIQQMIVIPEINRKVNIYQYGKSEKKVLLVHGWSGRGTQLCKIADEMLKLGYATVSFDAPAHGKSPGNSTIMVDFIASILEIDRLFGPFEIAIGHSLGGMSVLNAIKKDFRVDKAIIIGSGDIVQDITDDFISKLGLKPKISKLLCQYFEKKYGERMENFDAYKAAEKTLIPTLVIHDENDPEVPVKAGIHIYDHLKNGELMLTKRLGHRKILADFLVIEKITNFIKK
- the msrB gene encoding peptide-methionine (R)-S-oxide reductase MsrB, producing the protein MNYPFLKSEKEWEEELGAERYRILRQKGTEYPHTGKYNLHFENGVYCCGGCGTSLFESDSKFDAHCGWPSFDKSIPGKVEYIVDNSHGMQRTEIVCANCGGHLGHVFEDGPTKTGQRYCVNSLSVDFKEK